A DNA window from Tenuifilaceae bacterium CYCD contains the following coding sequences:
- a CDS encoding phosphoenolpyruvate synthase yields the protein MEQNTNPEEFFRLLAQSKERLKELAAINNAVTILKEGKPIPETLHQFCLILPDAWQYPQFTVARVKYGQYEFQTVGFKETPWCQRQGFESIDGNFGAIEIFYTRDFPKEYEGPFLKEERDLINNLSNILLGYINSIKGRDVIREVIISPKKKQATEAPHTKKLLQRFINQHNADRDVYHDLMPFKVHEILLISTLYDAYSIEREDRLTDNILGEYAKLSLSGVPRITGVSTLDEALEKLEERYFNMIIIMMGADTISPLKMASRIKEECQHIPLYLLVNNNSIVNDIEKNPNTIVGIDKIFVWNGEPKIFFSMIKLLEDKVNIENDTRVGLTRVILLVEDSPKYYSRYLPLLYGSVLEQTKRIIEDVSTDDLYKVLRIRIRPKILLAGNYEEAMELFNRYKNYMLCMISDVKFYKDGVLDNNAGAMLVEHARKALPNLPVILQSYEKSNEEIAFKLKVSFLNKNSESLLQDIKSFLSNYLGFGDFVFKDQEGNPIAIAATMEEFERALRIIPDESLLYHAQKNHFSMWLSARGEIQVARIIHPSKIDDFSGPSEIREYLLYTLKKYRQEKRRGKIVGFETDWEVDESNIVSLADGSFGGKGRGLSFINTLIYTFDITQYTPDINLRTPRTSIIGTNEFECFMEKNDLYEKVFASKNYEEIEQHFINAELSDQLKMRLDRLLQIYYRPLAVRSSGMLEDSIMQPFAGIFETYLIPNSHPDRAVRLQRLMNAIKLVYASVFSPTALAYIKALNLRVEDEKMAVIIQEVVGEKFGNYYYPHISGVAQSYNYYPFGHIEPEDGFANIAIGLGKYVVEGGRAYRFCPKYPTLINYTLDDLIKNSQVEFLAVDMERREYDLMTGDEAGLARLDLFEAEQHGTLKHCASVYSPENGSLTPGVNQPGPRVVNFANILKYNYVPLAHTIDVILDIVQEALGAPCEIEFAVDLNRDANYKASFFLLQIKPLMGNVQEYKINPDTIEKDKLVLLSNNSMGNGLISTISDIIYVDREAFDKSMTLEMAKEIEHLNGILIDENRNYILIGPGRWGSRDRWIGIPVAWPQISNAKVIVETSFDDFPLDASYGSHFFHNVISMNVGYCSVGNYDSYSLISWDRLDALPVVNRTKFFKHVRFPEPLEIRMDGSQRLIAVSFSKD from the coding sequence ATGGAACAAAATACAAACCCCGAAGAGTTTTTTCGATTGCTAGCTCAAAGTAAGGAGCGATTGAAGGAACTTGCCGCTATAAATAACGCTGTTACAATTCTAAAAGAGGGTAAGCCAATTCCCGAAACACTACATCAGTTTTGTTTGATTTTACCCGATGCCTGGCAATACCCTCAGTTTACAGTTGCTCGCGTTAAATATGGACAGTATGAGTTTCAAACGGTGGGATTCAAGGAAACGCCTTGGTGTCAGCGGCAGGGATTTGAATCTATTGATGGGAACTTTGGAGCGATTGAAATTTTCTATACAAGGGATTTTCCCAAAGAGTATGAAGGGCCATTTCTAAAGGAGGAGCGCGATTTAATAAATAACCTTTCCAACATTCTACTTGGTTATATCAATAGTATTAAGGGTCGTGATGTTATTCGAGAGGTGATTATATCGCCAAAGAAAAAACAAGCGACAGAGGCTCCTCATACAAAGAAACTACTTCAACGATTTATCAACCAGCATAATGCAGACAGGGATGTTTATCACGATTTGATGCCCTTTAAGGTTCACGAAATTCTTTTGATATCTACATTGTATGATGCCTATAGCATTGAACGTGAGGATAGGCTTACCGATAATATTTTGGGTGAGTACGCCAAGTTAAGCCTTTCGGGTGTGCCGCGTATTACGGGAGTTTCTACTCTCGATGAGGCATTAGAGAAATTGGAGGAGCGGTACTTCAATATGATTATTATTATGATGGGCGCCGATACGATAAGTCCTCTTAAAATGGCTTCGAGGATTAAGGAGGAATGTCAGCATATCCCTTTGTATCTGCTGGTAAATAATAACTCTATTGTAAACGATATAGAGAAGAATCCTAACACCATTGTGGGTATAGATAAGATTTTTGTGTGGAATGGCGAACCTAAGATCTTTTTCTCCATGATCAAATTACTCGAGGACAAGGTTAACATTGAGAATGATACCCGGGTTGGGTTAACGCGGGTCATACTTTTGGTTGAGGATTCGCCTAAATACTACTCGCGTTACCTACCATTGCTGTATGGTAGTGTGTTGGAGCAAACCAAAAGGATCATTGAAGATGTTAGTACTGACGACTTATACAAGGTTTTACGAATCAGAATTCGCCCCAAAATATTGTTGGCGGGCAACTACGAGGAGGCGATGGAACTTTTCAATCGGTATAAAAACTACATGCTATGCATGATATCCGATGTTAAGTTTTATAAGGATGGCGTTTTAGACAATAATGCTGGGGCTATGCTGGTGGAGCATGCGCGGAAAGCTCTTCCCAATCTACCCGTAATACTTCAATCGTACGAGAAATCGAATGAGGAGATTGCTTTTAAACTTAAAGTTTCATTTCTGAATAAGAATTCCGAAAGTTTACTACAGGATATTAAGAGTTTCCTGAGTAACTATTTAGGTTTTGGTGATTTTGTGTTTAAGGATCAGGAAGGAAACCCAATTGCAATTGCTGCAACTATGGAGGAATTCGAACGAGCATTGCGTATCATCCCCGATGAGAGTTTACTATATCACGCTCAAAAGAATCATTTCTCTATGTGGCTTTCTGCCCGTGGCGAAATTCAGGTTGCAAGGATTATACATCCTTCTAAAATTGATGATTTCTCTGGCCCGTCAGAAATACGCGAGTATTTGTTGTACACGTTAAAGAAATATAGACAGGAGAAACGTCGTGGAAAGATTGTGGGGTTCGAAACCGACTGGGAGGTTGATGAGAGCAACATTGTTAGTCTTGCCGATGGCTCTTTTGGCGGAAAGGGTAGGGGGCTATCCTTTATCAATACGTTGATTTATACTTTTGATATCACGCAATATACGCCCGATATCAATTTGCGAACACCGCGGACATCAATCATAGGAACTAATGAGTTCGAGTGTTTTATGGAGAAGAACGATCTCTACGAGAAGGTGTTTGCGTCAAAAAATTATGAAGAGATAGAGCAGCATTTTATTAATGCCGAACTTTCGGATCAGTTAAAGATGAGGCTCGATAGGTTACTTCAAATTTACTATCGGCCTTTGGCTGTCCGTTCATCGGGAATGTTGGAGGATTCAATCATGCAACCTTTCGCAGGAATTTTCGAGACTTACTTAATCCCAAATTCTCATCCCGATAGGGCTGTCCGCTTGCAGCGTTTAATGAATGCTATAAAACTAGTTTATGCTTCGGTTTTCTCGCCAACCGCTTTAGCGTATATAAAGGCGCTAAATCTTCGGGTTGAGGATGAAAAGATGGCGGTAATAATTCAAGAAGTTGTTGGCGAAAAGTTCGGCAATTACTACTATCCGCATATAAGCGGTGTGGCTCAATCGTATAATTACTACCCATTTGGGCATATAGAACCCGAGGATGGATTTGCCAATATAGCCATTGGCTTGGGTAAGTATGTTGTTGAGGGTGGACGGGCATATCGATTTTGCCCAAAATATCCAACTCTAATAAACTATACGTTGGATGATTTGATTAAAAATTCGCAGGTAGAATTTTTAGCGGTTGATATGGAGCGGCGCGAATACGATTTGATGACTGGAGACGAGGCAGGCTTGGCGCGTCTGGATTTGTTTGAGGCGGAGCAGCATGGAACATTAAAGCATTGCGCATCAGTTTATAGTCCTGAGAATGGAAGCTTAACACCTGGTGTAAATCAGCCTGGGCCACGCGTAGTAAATTTTGCAAATATTCTTAAGTACAACTATGTGCCATTGGCGCATACTATCGATGTAATCTTGGATATTGTTCAGGAAGCACTTGGTGCACCTTGTGAAATAGAGTTCGCAGTTGATCTTAATCGTGATGCTAACTATAAGGCATCATTTTTCTTGTTGCAAATAAAACCTCTAATGGGTAATGTGCAGGAGTACAAGATAAATCCCGATACAATTGAAAAGGATAAGCTGGTGCTGCTTTCGAACAATAGCATGGGTAATGGCTTAATCAGCACAATTTCTGATATAATTTATGTTGATAGGGAGGCTTTCGATAAGTCGATGACGTTGGAGATGGCTAAAGAAATTGAGCACTTGAATGGCATCTTAATTGATGAAAACCGAAATTATATTCTGATTGGTCCAGGACGTTGGGGATCACGCGATCGATGGATTGGCATTCCTGTTGCTTGGCCGCAAATTTCAAATGCCAAGGTGATTGTAGAGACAAGTTTTGATGATTTTCCTTTGGATGCATCGTACGGTTCACACTTTTTCCATAATGTAATATCTATGAATGTGGGGTATTGCTCCGTTGGAAATTATGATAGTTACTCCCTTATTTCGTGGGATAGACTTGATGCGTTACCTGTTGTCAACCGAACAAAGTTCTTTAAGCATGTTCGATTCCCAGAACCGTTAGAAATTCGGATGGATGGGTCACAAAGGTTGATTGCTGTGAGTTTTAGCAAAGATTAA
- the manB gene encoding phosphomannomutase/phosphoglucomutase: MGAFHAYDIRGIYNKDFNKDDAYKVGFFLVELLKTDKVLVGRDARESSDEIYEYLTNGITDAGADVYTLGLATTPMVYYATAKGNFNASVQITASHNPREYNGMKVSRENAEPVGYDTGLKFIEDKMKTTPVVPVAKKGKIIDHNIRQEYIAFLNGFKRDYSNLSVGIDCSNGMAALIIKDILGHTPVYLYDELDGTFPNHEANPLIPENVVDLQNLVRKHKCDFGIIFDGDADRVMFVDENARFISPDLMIGLLGHYFLEEKGLKGNVLQDIRTSKAVGEYLTPMGATMHTWRVGRAFAAKKLREIDGIYGGELAGHYYFRDFFYSDSGMLACILIMNIVSKMKEKGLKLSQVIDKIETYANSGEINFKIEKKREAMDAVRNFFINSEKPTASYDFDGYRVEFPDWWFNIRPSNTEPYLRFIAEAKTTAMLDEKVSKAKEIINSIK, from the coding sequence ATGGGAGCATTTCATGCATACGACATTCGTGGTATTTACAATAAGGACTTTAACAAGGATGATGCCTACAAAGTAGGATTTTTCTTGGTGGAACTGCTTAAAACCGATAAGGTTTTGGTAGGAAGAGATGCCCGCGAATCGTCTGATGAGATATATGAGTATTTAACCAATGGAATTACCGATGCCGGTGCCGATGTGTATACTTTAGGGTTGGCCACAACTCCAATGGTTTACTATGCAACAGCAAAAGGAAATTTCAATGCTTCGGTGCAAATTACAGCATCGCACAATCCTCGCGAGTACAACGGGATGAAGGTGTCGCGCGAGAATGCCGAACCTGTTGGTTACGATACTGGCCTAAAGTTTATTGAGGATAAGATGAAAACAACGCCAGTTGTCCCTGTTGCTAAAAAAGGAAAAATTATTGATCACAATATAAGGCAGGAGTACATCGCGTTCCTTAATGGATTCAAGCGCGATTATTCTAATCTTTCGGTTGGTATCGATTGCTCAAATGGTATGGCTGCGCTTATTATCAAGGATATTCTTGGTCATACTCCAGTGTACTTGTACGATGAGTTGGATGGAACATTCCCTAACCATGAGGCAAATCCATTGATTCCTGAGAATGTGGTAGATCTTCAGAATTTGGTTCGTAAGCATAAATGCGATTTCGGTATCATTTTCGATGGAGATGCCGACCGTGTTATGTTTGTCGACGAAAATGCCCGCTTTATCTCTCCTGACCTGATGATTGGTCTTTTGGGTCACTATTTCCTTGAGGAAAAGGGCTTGAAGGGCAACGTACTACAGGATATCAGAACATCTAAGGCTGTTGGCGAGTACCTAACCCCAATGGGTGCAACTATGCATACTTGGCGTGTGGGTCGTGCTTTTGCTGCCAAGAAACTTCGCGAGATTGATGGAATTTACGGTGGCGAGCTTGCTGGTCACTACTATTTCCGCGATTTCTTCTACTCCGACTCTGGAATGCTTGCTTGTATTCTGATTATGAATATAGTTAGTAAGATGAAGGAGAAAGGCTTAAAGTTGTCGCAGGTGATAGATAAGATTGAAACCTATGCCAATTCTGGCGAAATCAACTTCAAGATTGAGAAAAAGCGCGAGGCTATGGATGCCGTTCGCAATTTCTTTATCAACAGCGAAAAACCAACCGCATCGTACGATTTTGATGGTTACCGTGTGGAGTTCCCCGATTGGTGGTTCAACATTCGCCCTTCGAACACAGAGCCCTACCTGCGTTTTATTGCCGAGGCAAAAACAACCGCAATGCTGGACGAGAAGGTAAGCAAGGCCAAGGAGATTATTAATAGTATTAAGTAG